One Triticum dicoccoides isolate Atlit2015 ecotype Zavitan chromosome 3B, WEW_v2.0, whole genome shotgun sequence genomic window, CTAATATCCAGTCTCATTACACGAGTGATTATTAACGTTGATTCTTGATGACATAAACCTGTCCGATGGCGGTTTCGAAAATGTTGACATgcagttcaaaaaaaaaaagaagaaaatgttgacatgcctctcaaaaaagaaaaaaaaagaaaatgttgACATGCTTCTCTGTGACAATTGCCACATGCGGTTAGCGTTTTCATTTTGGCGCGCGTCTCGTCTCTTGCCTCCCCTCCCCTCTTCCTCAGAAAGGCAAAAACATCCCCCAAAATCCGCCGCGGCGCATTGGCGGCAAGTTCAGCGGCGGCCATGGACGAGGGGCTGGTGTCCGTGGACAAGTTCAGCGGCGGCAGCCAGGCCTACTTCCTCACGCACCTCCACCAGGACCACACCCGGGGCCTCGGCGCGGCGGCCGGCTGGCGCCACGGCCCGCTCTACTGCTCCCCCGTCACGGCGCGCCTCCTCCCCACCCGCTTCCCCGGGGTCGACGCCTCCCTCCTCCGCCCCATCGCCGCCGGAGCCTCCGCCTCGCTCACCCTCACCTCCCCAATCTCCAGGCGCACCGTCTCCCTCCACGTCACCGCCCTCCCCGCCATCCACTGCCCCGGTACGCCTCCCCTCCCCAAACCCTCCTCTCCTGATGCGCTCGCTTGCCGCCGCTCGGTAAACCCGCTGATCGATCCGTGGCCGCGCGCCGTGTGTGCAGGCTCGCTCATGTTCCTCTTCCGCGGCGACCTCGGGTGCAGGCTGTACACCGGGGATTTCCGGTGGGAGTTGGGGTGCGACAAGGCGCGGGCCGCGAAGAAGGCGCTCCTCGACGCGCTCGCCGGGGACACCGTCGACGTGCTCTACTTGGACAACACCTACTGCCACCCGTCGCTCAACTTCCCCCCGCGCCGCGTCGTCGCTCAGCAGGTCAGATTTGATTCGGTCCAGTGTGGCATTTTCTGCCCTGTGTATGCAACGCTGTCACTTCAGCCAGCCGTAGTCCATGCTAGTCTGAATTTTTCTTCAGAGAAAAATTACTAGGAAGATTATACGTTGTGTTGTGGATCCCTAAGGAAAACAATTCTTAGAATGCCTTGGAGGCCTGACCCCATTCTAGCAGTGAAGTCTCCAGAATGAGCAGATGCACTTTGATATGCAATTATCGGTGTCCATCCTTTGGTGTCAGTTGCAACTGTCAGTTACAACCTAGTTCATATACACAGTATGCTGCTTATACATCAATACTTTTGGCATTTCGCATGGAGCTCATAGAATTTCAGTAAGAAATTTGGTATAGCCTGTTGATGCCACTCAAGCCAAATGTCTGTCAAAGGTGAAAACCAGTGGCATATTGTTTTCTATAGCTGCATCTTCAAGGGGACAGAGACTAACTGGGCATGGATTTGGTTGAACAGCTGTTGTACTTCCTCATGTTCAGCATTAGCTGCCCCACATTCTATTTTACTAATGGGGTGGATGCTCTGATATAGTCTAGAGTTCTAGTGCTAATTAATTTACCTGCAATAAGATGTCATTCCCAACTTGTAAGTAAGTTGCCTACACATAAGTTTCTTCGTATATGTGACCATTAAATTGCCCATCATGCTATGTTGGATGTTTTATACTAATATTTTCTTAGTGTTGAGTGCAGATAGTTGACCTTATTTGTGCTCATCCTGATCATGAAGTTATTCTTGGCATTGACACTCTTGGCAAAGAAGACCTCTTGCTTTATATAGCCAGAGCACTACAAACGAAGGTGCTAAGCCTCCTTTCCTTGACATGCTCAATGTTCTACTCCTGATATGTTTCTTAATTTCCTATTTCCATTCTTTTATTCAACATAAACTTGCTTCAGTATTGTCCCCTAAAGAAAAACGTGCTTCAGTATTGGTGTTAAGTTCTCACCCCTGCTCAGTCATCTTTAGTCTAAAATTCTGTGTAGCCGTCAGAACTTTGATACACACGCGTCAGAACTTTGATACACACGCTGCTATTGTATTTGCTTTATAAACGCTACACATTGATCTTCTTCTTCTGAAGGCTAAAATATTCTTTTCTCACTTTCGTCGTCAGATTTGGGTCTGGCCCCAGCGCCTACTGACAATGCACCTTCTAGGCATTGATGACAATCGAGAGATCTTCACCACCCAGACCAGCTTGACGAGGGTCCGGGCTGTTCCAAGGTACGGCCTGAGCATCGAGAGTCTTGAAGCTTTGAACACAGTATGTCCAACTATAGGAATCATGCCTTCAGGCAACACTTGGCTATGGAGAAACTGTGAGGGAAAGGCTAAGTTCAGTGGTAAAGCAGCAGCAAAGTCTACCAGATGCAAAGGGCGAGGGCGGGGCGCAGGCACAATAGAGATGAACTATGATCCCTCGTCACCACCAAAGCTATTTGAGAAGGATTCCTACACTCTGCCATACACCGACCATGCTTGTTTCGCAGAGTTAGAGGATTTTATGCAAACAGTGCGCCCGTCAACGGTCGTAGGGATTGTCAGCTCATCATACTGTTATGTGAATCCTCGTGGTCACTTCGCCCATCTCTGCGGAGACGAAGCGTGCTCTGACAAGACGCCTGTGAAGAACGGCGGGCAAGCTGGAAACTCGACGCCCGTGAAGAACGGCAGGCATGCTGGAAACTCGACGCCTAAGAGAAGACCGAGTGCTTCGAAGGCCCCGAGGAGAAGGATGGTCAAGATCGCCAGTCCAACAGTGTACAGAAGCAGAGCTATAATGATGAAAAGGAGGTATTCCTGTGGTGCAAAGATTGAAGAACCCGAAGAACCCATCCCTGTCTCTTGAGTTATATCCCCGAGTAAATTTTATGTTGCTCCTGCAAAGATCGACAACAGCTGGATGAACGACCTATCATCGTCCCTTGAGTTATCTCCCCAAGTAAACTTTATCTTGGTCCTGCAAAGATCGACAGCAGCTGGATGAAGAACGTGTCGTCGTCCCTTGAGTTATCTCCCCAAGTAAATTTTATCTTGATCCTGCAAAGATCGACAGCAGCTGGATGAAGAACCTGTCATCGTCCCTTTAGTTATTTCTCCAAGTAAATTTTATTCTGCTCCTGTAAAGTTTAACAGTTGGATAGGAAGAACCTGTGGGCAACCTAGCTCCCTTGAGTTATTTTCACAAGTAAAATTTATTTAGCTCGTGTAACTAACAGATGGATGGTTGGAAGCAGTGGGCTGGGAACTCTTGTGGTACAATTGACCCTGTTCTGGGTGCTACCGGCGCCATCTGTTCCCTTTAACCCTGTTCTGTCAGCAAGATGCATTTCAGTTAGTGTCTTCCTGATGCAGTTTATTAGTAGTACTGTAGTACTTTGCAACATAGAAAGCCCAGCACTTTCTTGAGCACTTGTTGGATGCGACAAAAGTTTCTAGACAGTAAAGCAACTTTCAGGCAGCACAGTAGTACTACCATCTGACGAGAAAACTCAAAGCGGACACCTCCAAAAAATTGGGGCAGATGGAGCAAGTTAGTTGGGCTTGGGTCGCGTCCGTGCGCAGGAGAAAATCTCCCCTGCTTTGAACGCCAACCGCCGCACGGACGTGGCTGCTGTTGGGGTGGACGCACCGGGGCGGGGCGGGGCCGGAAGGCGATACGGCGATGGGCGATGGCGCCACCACTGTCGGCACGGCATGAGCTTTCGGCACCGACTTGCAGCTAACAGGGCGGATGCTTTGGACATTCCGAAAGATATAAAGCCTCATGCGCCCAGGTCAGCAGGGACGCAAAAGGGCGGAGAGTGGAGACGTTTCCGTCGGAGCGGGCAGGGAATCCCGTCTTGCTTGCGATGCGACGCGACACGAGCGCATCTTCCCGGGATCAGAATTCCGTGGCGTGGTGTGATGCGCCGATGCAACAGTCCGACGTCGAAAGCGCCCCTAAAGCCTGCCCCCGCGATTAGACGTCGGTCGGTCGGTCGCTCGTCGGCGCTCGGGTCCTTTCTTCCTAGACCGAAGCGTCGTCACGTCGTCGTTGCATGTTCACTGAGGTTTCTTTTCCAAGCCGATGCGGTGCTCCGCTGCTCCTTTCTCCCATGCGATTTCATTTCTCACAATAAAATCGACAGGACAGTTTCCTGACGCTCACCTTACAAGTTTGTTGCTCGTCATATCGTCCTAGCAGGACACGGACGGACGCTTCTCGAATCTGGACCGGGGTTTGAGCATGCAAGTTTGGTGCGGTGTGCACGGGCTAGCTTTTTGGAGGGAAACCGAGAGCGCACACTTGGAATGTTGGGACGTCGAGGAATACCTACCATACATCCCCATGGGCAAGAATGTTGAACGTTCGACcacatacacacacgcacgcagcagCCAGGGCTGAATATAGGGGTGACCATGGTCACGTGGTGCGACGTACGAGGAGAGAATAAGATAGGATCATGAGGGCATTTCTAACTGATCCCCCTCCCATCTCCTCTTCCAGTGTAGGTTCACTACCCGTGTCTGACATGCGGTGGTCGTCTGGCTCGGCATGCAGGACCACTCGCCACTGATTTGGCGCCATGAAGACACGGTTCAAGATTGGTGGCTCAAGACGATAAACTCTGGAGGGCACATCAAGAAAGCCGCTGCCTCTGTTCTGATGCTTGTCATGTGGGAAATATGGAAGGAGCGGAACGCAAGAGTCTTTCGCAACACGGCTTCACCGACCACCATTATTGTTGCCAAGATCAAAGAGGAGGCCCATCTTTGGGCGTTGGCGGGGGCCAACCACCTGAGTGAGCTTATGTCGCGAGAGTAATCTTTCTTTATTGCCGCTCTGCGGCTCTTGTCTAAACCTTCTCCTTAATTAATGAAagtggcaagtcttttgccttgtttcaaaaaaaaaaaaaaccgatCCCCTCAAAATTAAAGTATATATCTTAGTGGAGTATATATACTATACTAAAATTTTACCGGACCTAGTAGATCCCTTAAAGTTAGTGAAGTAAAACTAAATTTGCACAAATTCAATTAAATCTCAACCGAAAGATGATGCATTTATACATAAAGTTCAACCTAGAAAGTCCTTGCAACCGAACattaaacataaatttaaactataaCTAAACTTAAACTAAATTCGGCCAAAGTGGAGGTCGAGCCAGTCCTTCCGGGTGAGGTCACCCTCGGTGCGAGCTGGGTCCGGGCCGGTGCCGTCGTCATTGTCGTTGGGCAAGACGCTCCGCCACTCCTCGACGTCGATCTCCTCCTTGTCGCCCTGCTCGTTGGAGATGACGATAACTTCGCCGTCATTGATGGCGAATATCGCccactccgcctccacgagctccggtaCTGTCGGCGGAGCCCATCCAT contains:
- the LOC119277219 gene encoding 5' exonuclease Apollo-like; this translates as MDEGLVSVDKFSGGSQAYFLTHLHQDHTRGLGAAAGWRHGPLYCSPVTARLLPTRFPGVDASLLRPIAAGASASLTLTSPISRRTVSLHVTALPAIHCPGSLMFLFRGDLGCRLYTGDFRWELGCDKARAAKKALLDALAGDTVDVLYLDNTYCHPSLNFPPRRVVAQQIVDLICAHPDHEVILGIDTLGKEDLLLYIARALQTKIWVWPQRLLTMHLLGIDDNREIFTTQTSLTRVRAVPRYGLSIESLEALNTVCPTIGIMPSGNTWLWRNCEGKAKFSGKAAAKSTRCKGRGRGAGTIEMNYDPSSPPKLFEKDSYTLPYTDHACFAELEDFMQTVRPSTVVGIVSSSYCYVNPRGHFAHLCGDEACSDKTPVKNGGQAGNSTPVKNGRHAGNSTPKRRPSASKAPRRRMVKIASPTVYRSRAIMMKRRYSCGAKIEEPEEPIPVS